In Zingiber officinale cultivar Zhangliang chromosome 1A, Zo_v1.1, whole genome shotgun sequence, the DNA window TTGATGCTTGATGTTTCCACAATTGTCAGACATTACACTAAAGCATTTGAGCCAAACAATAACTTCTCAAATCAGTATGACTTCTCATCCAGTACCCACGTATGGGTTTCAGAATTCAAACAAAAAGATTGAAATTCCAAATGGAAGGGTATGATATCCCTTGCCCTTGTATTTTTTTGGTTATCTTGCTATTTTGTTCAGCTATTATATAAACAGGTTAGTGACACATTGTATATTGTCTCAGGTTGGTGTAATTATTGGAAAGAGTGGAGAAACTATTAAATATCTTCAACTTCAATCAGGGGCAAAGATTCAAGTAACTAGAGATATGGATGCTGATCCTAATTCATTGACTAGATCAGTGGAAATTATGGGTACGTCTGAACAGATTAGCAGCGCTGAGCAGTTAATTAATGATGTACTTGCTGAGGTACTAGTTTTGTTATAATATCTGCAAATTAATTTCTATGGTAGTCAACTGATACAATTTTGTGTGAtcctttatttataaaaaaaatacttctcTAGGCTGATGCTGGGGCTTCTGCCACCATTGCATCTCGGAAATTTGGTAACTTTCAAACTGGTGCAGAACAATTTCAGATGAAAGTTCCAAACAACAAGGTATTTTGTCACTGGAGAGATACTGTTTTTATAAACTATATAGTTTCCAGTTTGTGAATTTGTtagtttgattattatttcaGGTTGGTCTGGTTATTGGTAAAGGCGGTGAAACTATAAAAAGTATGCAAGCTAGATCTGGTGCACGCATCCAGGTTTGCATCATTTACCAAAAACGTTTCCTTTTTAGTACTTTCCCTCTTAGCAGATATCTATTATAATTGATTTCTTGCAAATAAGCACTGTTGAAAAATTTCACTTTCCTTGTTTTCTTGTGAAAAGTGCACTGCAAAGGAGAAACAGACTCATATTCAAAATCTGTATAAACTAGTTTTGACCTTTTGTTTAGAGTCTTGATTGAATAGTGAATTATTTTGTCCAACTTTTAGGAAATCCTGATGGGatcataaaactttcctttcagTTTCACACAAAGATGAAGCTCATATTAACTGCAAGAATGCACAACTTGTAAATTGGACAGTTAATAGTTGATATATCTAACAACTGGTTTGGTCGCATATGAGCCAAATAAAGTGAATAATTTACATCTCTGCCATGGCATCTAATGTTCTATAGGACCCATTCTCCTGGCAAGTGATCCTGTACCTGCTATCAATTGATAGAACAGTGCATATTAGATCATGCAACACCACAACTTGTGTATGCAATTTAAGCTTGCCATGTTATATCACCTGCTTTATACTTGATTAAAAGGGTCACCCTTGGTTTAATTATGGGGTTGCTGGTCATGTGTTGCATAGcccatttatgatcaattaacttgacttgtatgtgtatttttcttttttttttctggtaGATTTTTTGATAGTCCAGTGGTCATCCTTTTGAAGGAGTAGTTTTGGTTTTCCTGAACATTAGCAAGTCATTTTGTTGTTTCTTTGCTGTTTgataataatattataaattatttagTTGCCATGATGTCTTTCTGTATGATAATTTGGAGCATTTGGTTGTAGGTGATACCTCTCCATTTGCCTCCTGGTGATACATCAACTGAAAGATTTGTGTATATAGATGGTACACATGAGCAGATTGAAGCAGCAAAACAGTTGGTCAATGAGATTATTACAAGTGAGGTGTGGATTATCCCTTAATATTTGTGATAAAAGAACTATGGTAGCTGGATGTAACATCCCAGAATATTATTTTGCAGTTGTCTTACTTTATTCATCCTTTATGAGTTACTTCCATGTTagcgatttaaatatttttcGTATTAGCTAACTCTAATTTGTTAGCTTTATATTATGCGATTCATGAATTTCTTCACTTGAAGCCATTCTATCGATATTTTTTCAATGAATTTTGTATTACTTTGTGTTCTCCTTTTATTTTACATCTATCTgttttagtaattaatttgcAAAATGTCTGGTTAAGAAACATTAAGTGTGTATCCTATTTTTATGAGTTGGTATAGTTAGTAGCAGAGCAACCTAATTCTAGGGTTTCTTATTGTGATGGAGCTGCTATTTGATTAAACTTCACATGCCATTGTCTGCTACTGGATTAAACTTCACATGTTACTGGTCAACCAGTTAAGCATGTTTTTGAACATTGAATTTTGATCTTTGTGGGGACATGAAGCACTAACATTAAGCAATGAGTAGAGGAGAGATGGTGAAACCCAATTTAGTCCAATATGAGAAGTTATGGATAATGGGTGGTTGGATATGGGAATTATCATCACCTTGACCCTATTGCTGTACTCAAGTTTTTGGATCAGTTGTCTTATTTGGGCAAGTTTTCATATGGAATTTGTAACTCGATTCAATCATcttgtttcattttctaaattcatTTGTAGTTTCTAAATTGAAAATAGGCTTTTAGAAACTGCTGTagaattttgttcatgttgttctTTTGTATTTGGTATCTTCTGTATCTTTTTGatactaggggggccgctaaggtagcggatctaccttctATATCTTTTTGATACAACATAAATAATTGTTGATTTCTTGAAGTGTCAATATCTGGTATATTCTTTCTAAGAATACCTGGCTGTTCTCCAGTTTGATTTAATATGCACTCTATACTATTCTCCTTTAGTTGTTCAACTTGTCAGCCTGCAAGTTTTTCCCACAAAAAAATGTGTGCCACAGTTGGTCTCTCGTTAAACCTTCCTCTTTATAAGTAGTCAAAATTACGCACTTGTAGATATTTCCTTAGCTGTGGATTGTGAAAATGGTGAGAGTAGTTAATTTCTTAACTATCTCTAAAATTTTCAGTTGGTTCTTATGATTGACTATGTTGATTTACAGTGCATTCTGTGATTAAATGAAAGAGTTTCTATTGAACAATTATCATTCTTATtgttgaagatgctgattttatAGTGCATTTTGTGATTAAATGAAGAGTTTCTATGGAACAATTatcattttttactttttttgttCATCTCCTTCGGAATGAAATAGTAGCTGTACATTCTGGTCTTTCGTTACTAAATTCTCTGTCAAGTGATGTTGTCTCTCATGACTGGATATCAGTAGGATTTAATTTTTTGTCACTTGGATGGAAGGCTGGACACAGCTTATTATCTGGATAACTAGACAGTAATTTTCTGTTAAGAGAGTGAAAAGAATCAATTGTATGCTTATTATTTACCACTTTCTTGTCACTACATGATGTGGCTCGAGGCTGTTGAATCATATTTAGATTGCATATGCACAACATATTCTGTTCACTAGCCTTTTACATGACTAGAAAAGTAGCTATCTTTTTAGGTTGTTTCTAGTCGTAGTTGCTTTACCATTCTCACAATCTCAATAGAAGTaaaaagatgatttttttttttgttcttttgaaGATTCTTATACAGTTATACATATTTGTTTATTATCTTCAATTGTTTGGTCCTGCCCtttatctttttaatttaatttatacttTCTAATGAATGAAATAATTTCTGCGCTTTCTGACTTTTTGTTACTAAATTCTTTGTCAATAGGAATTTCACATGATTGGACATAAGTATAATTCTATATTTTGTCTGCATGGATGGAAGGTTATGCACATCTTGTTGTCGTCTCACTCGAAAACTAGATAGTAATTTCCTTTGAAGAGAGTGAACAGAACGTACTGTGTGCTTTTGTGTGCTTTTCATTTATCAGTCCTAGTCTCCACATATGTGATTCTGATTCTGCTTGAGCACTGACCTTCCTCCATTTCATCTATTACTTGGTGAACCTCTGTAGTCGTTGGGTATAAATTGTTGTTGGATTTCCCCTTTCTTTCTATTATAGTTCTAGGTTATATTACTTTGTTATTATTAGTTGATTTGATCAGGCTAAACATTCAAACCCTTCTTGAATGAAGATTAAGGTGGTCACTGGTCAAAAGTATGTGCTTGCATATCTTGAATTGAACTTTGTTATTGAACCATTTTAATTGTAGCCTCGTAGGTGTAACTTGTGGGGAAGGATATAGTTTGATTTGTCTCTGGAATAGTATTGAGCTTTAATTCATTGTAACTGTTAATATACATTTAGGTGAACCCTGCAAGCTTATTTGTTTTAGGTTATACTATTGGTCTTATCTGATTTCTTCCTCCAAACTCGTATTAGCAGAGTGAATTTTACGTTCAGCCCTTCTATTTGTACTAGCATTTCTTTATCATATTCAACAGCGTTATTTGCATAGCATTGGTGTAGGTTGCATGATATTAGTTCCCAATATATGAGCTTTCGATGAAGGTTTGTTAGAAAGAAAGGGTACTTAAAATATTAGTATAATGAGAGTGGGTGTAGAGTTTATAGGAGATTTTCAAGCATAATAACACATTCAAGTTTGTTATGCTCTCCCCCTCCCTATGCTTTTTAGGGCAGTAGGCTAGAGTAATTGCTTCCTGCTGCTTTGCTACCAATGTTACGAAGTCTTACTCTTTCCTGTCAGAAAAGCCCAGAAGGAACCTCAAGTGGGGAATCACCTGAGATAGAATCAGCCAATGAGATTCCACTGGGCCGCCGAAAGCGATGATAGTCCATAGCTTGTTCAATGGTTGGGTTGCAATATTTCTGATTATGAGAATATTTTTCTCATAAGATTTCAAGTTTTAACTGTAAATGATCTGTCTATCCCTTCATATCAGAATCTGTCTGCTGCAGGCAACTCCTTGAACTTTCTGATTTTCAGGTGTGAGCTTGTCTGTTTGATGATGATGACCGCCTCTTTATTTACCTTACATGAAATGCTGGGATCTGTTATTATATTGTTTTATATTGAATAATGTAATTTATtacatttaaatataaaataatataatgtGATTTTCAAATTATAAGAATGATTGTTTTTCTGTATCAATGGCTTTTCATTCAAAGGATGCTGTGAGTTATCTCTTCTTTAGAGAGGAAGAGACCATGCCAAAAGCTTCATAGTGCAAGTGCGCTGCTCAATCTTCCTTTTCTGATTTAAAGTTGTAAACTCGTCCACAATCTCTTTAGTTATATGGTTCTTCGAAAGTGATCCACTGGtaaatcttttgaaatttttttatagcTCTTAGCTATTTTTTAAGAGGTCAGTTGCTCATTGATATTGTGTCTCTAATGCCTTTCTTAATCTTAGACTTAAAGTTTTGGTACGTTTAGCACTATAAATTACTTTCTTCAGACTGCCTAGATTTTTGTGGATTTGGTAGTCTGTTAGGTTCAATATGAGGAGTGGATAGATGGACATTAAATGTAAGAATCTAATGAATACTTGTATTACTCCAGACCTTGTTTTCATTTGCCTTTTATTATCCTTCAGTTATTTCTGGGTAACAATTAGTGCTATTTCTGGTGTCTTATGCTTAGTTTACATGAAATAAATATACATGCAGACTCGTGGTAGAAATCAAACTATGTCTGGAGGATATCAGCAAGGTTATCATGCACCTCGTCCACCAACTAGCTGGGGTCCACCCAATGCTCCGCCCATGCAGCAGCCTGCTTATGCTTACATGCCTCCTGGAGCTTATCCTGGTGCACCACCTCAGTATAATATGCCTCAACAAACTTATGGAGGCTATCCTTCTTCTGGATGGGATCAAACATCCAATCAACCTACTCAGCAAACTGCACCTGGTACTGGATATGATTACTACAATCAACAATCCCAACAGCAGCAACAAACTGTTGGAGGATCCTCTGCTGATGGTGGTGCAGGCTACAACTATGGACAGCCACTTCCAAGTTACAACAATCAGGCTTCCTATGGCGATGCTGCTTACCCCCAGACATCTGCCGGGCAACAAAGTTATGGACAAGATGGATATTCTACTGGATACAATGCTCCTGCTTATTCCCAGGCAGCATCCAACCTTCAGAGTGGGTATGATCAGCAGGCCTATGGATCGACTGTTAGCTATGGCACAACGGCTGCCTCATCTCAAGATGGATCTGCCTCTGCTTATGGTGCCCAGGGGGAGTCAACTCAATCACCTGCAGTTCAACAACCTCCATCGAGTCAACCACCAAATAACACTGCCGCAGGGTATCCTACCCAAGGAAGTGTTGCATCTGGATATGGCATTCCTCCAACATTGCAGCAGGGATATGGGAGCCAGCCTCCTGCCTCAACTGGATACAGTCAAGCACCGCCACCTATTTATGGACAGCCTCCACAGGTCCAGAAGCCACCAGCTTCTCAGTCAGTTTATGGACAAGGCCAGCAAGCTCCAGCCCCTCCAAGTAGCTATATGCAATCTGCTCCTGTGCAGCCTGGATATGGTCAATCTCCACTTCCTCAATCCAGTTATGGCCAACAGCAACCCTATGGAATGCCACCACCAAACCAATCAGGTTATGGTCAACAACAACAGCAGCCGTACAATGACTCGTATGCTAGTGGTGGCTACTCACAGCCTCCTTCATACTCTGGTGACAATGCAGTTCAAGGGACCTTCGATACTTCTGTAGCAGCTGCTTCGGTCAATGGCAGTGCCACTGTAACTAAGGCATCTGGTACTTGATAGTCTGGTAAGCCCTATGTAGGAATGTAGCTAATTGGGTACTGTTCTAAGGTCTTTTGCTTTCTAAGAATTTCTAATTCTTCCACTTCTAAATACTGCGTGCTGAGTTGTTACATGCATTCGTGTAATCTTAGACTATCAGACTCTTGGTAAGTTAAtagtcttgtttttttttttaactcctgGACTTATTAAACTGGTTATTGTTCTCACTCTTTGCTCTTTTTTTTCTTCCGACGGTCAGGCATCATCCAACCATTACAGAGAACTGTGTGACATGGTGCTTTGCTGTTTTTCCATATTATGCAGAAAGCAAGACTCGATGAAGCATGCGTAGGTTGGGGCTATACGCCCCCCTATTGTCTCAAAGTTTCTTTGATTCCATCACTGTGGTTCACTTTGCATTTGTACGCTTTTAGAGAATATCAGTCAATGACCAACATCCAATTTCATGATTTGTCCAGAATTTATATACAATACCCGAGTAAACAAAAGTTTGTAGAACTCTCCATTTTCAGCTTACGCCGGCCTGACTACCTCTAGTTACAGAGCTGGAGCCCAACTATGTTTGCTCTTTAACCGTTCTCATCCTTAAAACGCCATCAGTCATCTTTTCATCTATATTATCGTGCGTGTATATCTGCATGTTGAAAGGGATGACCAAGGAATCAGTAGTTcgtcttaaaaaaaaatagatccgtTATTTTAGTGGTCCTCTAGTACCGGCTCCACGGATATGGAGGAAGGTTCATGCAGATACACAGGTCATAGGCGTATGGCGGGATAAGTCTCAGATCgttagttcctgagaatcgatttCTGATCAGACAATGTCCTGGGAGCATCAGAAGTTCGTCTTAAAAGTTACTCTAGAACAAGTTCCTccggtatttttgtgtttttttaaatttaatgcgACACAATTC includes these proteins:
- the LOC122038640 gene encoding far upstream element-binding protein 2-like translates to MADDLHYSSRPDNKRKFDDPVEGVVPSPPTRRPSGFSAPIASSSPEGGSGGAAPAQPSYNSVPAPLDGIELAKQRAQEIAARLFSDAEAKRPRVETGGASDDLRDKGFGSAPGDITLKHLSQTITSQISMTSHPVPTYGFQNSNKKIEIPNGRVGVIIGKSGETIKYLQLQSGAKIQVTRDMDADPNSLTRSVEIMGTSEQISSAEQLINDVLAEADAGASATIASRKFGNFQTGAEQFQMKVPNNKVGLVIGKGGETIKSMQARSGARIQVIPLHLPPGDTSTERFVYIDGTHEQIEAAKQLVNEIITSETRGRNQTMSGGYQQGYHAPRPPTSWGPPNAPPMQQPAYAYMPPGAYPGAPPQYNMPQQTYGGYPSSGWDQTSNQPTQQTAPGTGYDYYNQQSQQQQQTVGGSSADGGAGYNYGQPLPSYNNQASYGDAAYPQTSAGQQSYGQDGYSTGYNAPAYSQAASNLQSGYDQQAYGSTVSYGTTAASSQDGSASAYGAQGESTQSPAVQQPPSSQPPNNTAAGYPTQGSVASGYGIPPTLQQGYGSQPPASTGYSQAPPPIYGQPPQVQKPPASQSVYGQGQQAPAPPSSYMQSAPVQPGYGQSPLPQSSYGQQQPYGMPPPNQSGYGQQQQQPYNDSYASGGYSQPPSYSGDNAVQGTFDTSVAAASVNGSATVTKASGT